The segment GTTGACGTCCCCAAGCAGTATGAAAACTTGGTTGAATGGATCTTCCATTCTGACCAAGTAAAACCGGGTAATTTGATGTATTACCCTTCCCAGGGATTGATTAACTATATCAACCCACCTCTCGGCGATGATGGTCAGCCGATACGCACACCGATGACCCTCGAAGACGCGGAAAATATCGCGACCTTCCTTCAGGAAATCTAAAAGCCAGACAGAAAGTATTTTCAAATGAGCACTACGACCGTAGAAACCCCAGAAAAGACTGAGCTCGTTTTTGAGCCATCGACGGCTCAAGAGAGTAACCTCGGACTGCGCCGTCCGGACTTCACCAAAGGCTTGGTAGATTGGATGACCACCGTAGACCACAAGAAGATCGGTATCCTCTACCTGTTTGCGGGAATATTCTTCTTTATAGTTGGTGGGATTGAGGCGCTTTTAATTCGCGTCCAGTTGGCCCAGCCAATGAATGATTTCATAACGGCTCAGCAATACAATCAGCTGTTTACGATGCATGGGACGACGATGATCTTTCTCGCAGTCATGCCGATGAGCGCGGGGTTTTTCAATTATCTCATCCCCCTTCAGATTGGCGCTCGGGACGTTGCTTTCCCTAGACTCAACGCTTTTAGCCTCTGGTGTTTTATCGGAGGCGCTATCGTATTGAACATCTCCTTTCTCTTCCAGTTCTTGCAGTATGCTGGTGTGGATTGGTTCAATATCACTGTAAATCGCGAAGGATATGGTGATTACACCCTGACTGATATTGTTCCTGGCATGGGTTGGTTTGCCTATGCTCCATTAAGTAATGATGGCTACTCGGGAATCGGTTCAGACTTTTGGATTTTTGGTCTTCAAGTGCTGGGAATCGCCTCGCTAGCCGCTTCGTTTAATTTCATCACGACGATCCTGAACATGCGTGCTCCCGGGATGAAGATGATGCGCCTGCCGGCATTCACATGGATGACGCTCATCACCGCTTTCCTCATCATTTTTGCCTTCCCAGCGATCACGATTGCCTTGGCAGAGCTGATGTTTGACCGGACATTTGGCACCAATTTCTTCCGGGTGGAAGAGGGCGGACAGCCTATCCTTTGGCAACACCTCTTCTGGGTCTTTGGCCATCCAGAAGTATACATCTTGGTGCTACCCGCTATGGGAATCGTTTCTGAGATCTTACCTACATTTTCTCGCCGTCCCCTATTCGGTTACCCCATCATCGTCTTTTCAGGCGCAGTCATTGGTTTCCTCGGCTTTGCGGTATGGTCTCACCACATGTTTACAACCGGACTGGGCAAAATAGCGACCGCAGCATTTTCTCTTCTGACCATGGCTATTGCGGTCCCGACTGGCGTGAAAATCTTTAATTGGATCGGGACTCTCTGGCAGGGGCGCATCCGCTTTACTGCCCCCATGGTTTTTGCCCTCGGCTTCATCTGGATGTTTATGATGGGTGGATTTTCCGGGATCATGCACTCGGCGGCGCCTGCCGATGCTCAGCAACAAGACAGTTATTTTGTGATCGCGCACTTCCACTACGTTTTGATCGGTGGAGTAGTCCTTGCGCTCTTGGGAGGCATCTATTTTTGGCTGCCCAAGATGTTTGGTAAGATGTGGACCGGCAATCTCGGCTATTGGTCTGCTCTGCTGGTGAACATTGGCCTAAATGTCACCTTTTTCCCGATGCATTTTCTCGGATTGCTTGGCATGCCACGCCGGACTCATACCTATCTTGAAGGTAATGATTGGGGCTCGTTAAACTTGATCTGTTCCATCGGCGCGTTCGTGTTGGCTTTCGGAGTATTAATCTTCCTCATCGATATTTTCCTTCTGGTTAAGAAGGGTAAACCCGCAGCGGATGATGCTTGGGGTGAAGGACGCACATTGGAGTGGTATACATCATCGCCTCCCGCTGTGCACAACTTTGACGCTACTCCAGAAGTTCAGGCACGCGATGCTCTTTGGGCTCACAAACACGATGGTCCGAAATATCAGATCAAAGACATCCCAGAGCCGCATGGTGTGCATATGCCTTCCCAGTCCTGGTGGCCTTTCTTCGGGGCTTTGGGCCTGACCATCATGGCGACTTCTATGTCACTCCATGCCGCAGATCTCCTTCACAGTTTCGGCTGGCTCGCCATCTTTGGCTTGGGAATGACCGTTGTGTCCGTATTCCTTTGGGCGCTTGAAGGTCCCGGAGGTTTCCACATCCATTTCAAGAAGTCCGGAGCCTCTGAACAGAGCCAACTCCAGCACTAATTAAAATCTTTTGCTTGCTATGAGCCACGCTGCAACGCTTACCCTCGATGATGGTCACAACGACCACCATGATGGCCATCATGCGCCCACGAATACGGGCGTCGATAACAAGAAATTGGCCATGTGGCTGTTTCTAGGGTCGGACTGTATGTTCTTTGGAACACTGATCTCCACCCACCTGATCTACCGTAAGCTTTACCCAGACACCGGGGTGCAGCCGACTGATATTTTCAATATAGCCCTCACGTCTTTCTCGACGTTCATCCTGCTGATGAGCTCATTCCTGATGGCTTTGTGCGTATCAGCGATGCACAAGGGCGACTTGAAAAGTTTTCAGCGCAATGTAGTTGGTGTCGCGTTTTTCGGACTGATTTTTTTGACCTGCCAGGTGTTTGAGTTCAGTGAGTTTGTCTACGGAATCCCCGGGAAGTTTGAGGGCTTTACCCTGTCCTCGGGAACTTTTGGATCTACCTTTTTCGTGATGACCGGCACGCATGGCGTGCACGTAGCGATCGGTATTCTCTGGTTGCTGGCTCTGTTTTTTTACTCGTTCTCGGGGCGTATGACCCACGCAAGCGCGATGGATGTCGAGGTTTCTGGGCTTTACTGGCACTTCGTCGATATCGTCTGGATCGTTATCTTCACCGCCGTTTATCTCATCGAATTTATATAGACCATGGCTACCACAGCAAGCGAACTGACTTTGGCCCCAATGGACGTTCTCAAAAGTGAGAACGATAAGTATCACACGTTCATTAATCTGGGGATGATCCTGGCGGTCCTGACCGGGATCGAAATTGTCGTGATTTTCTTTCCGTGGAACGAGGCCCTTATCCTGTGGGGCCTGATTATTCTATCGGTAATCAAGTTTATCGCGGTGATCGCCTGGTTCATGCACCTGATTTATGACAAAGCGGTATTGACGGTCTTGTTTATGTCGGGGTTTGTCATTGCGACAGGGACTGTAATCGCACTGGTGGCTTTATTTAGCTACACGGGGGATGAATACGATATCGAGGCCATGAATGAAAGTGTCTTTGAAGTGCCGGTGGCCCCTCCTCTACCTGAGGGAGCGAAGGCGGGGCATCATTG is part of the Opitutales bacterium genome and harbors:
- the ctaD gene encoding cytochrome c oxidase subunit I, which translates into the protein MSTTTVETPEKTELVFEPSTAQESNLGLRRPDFTKGLVDWMTTVDHKKIGILYLFAGIFFFIVGGIEALLIRVQLAQPMNDFITAQQYNQLFTMHGTTMIFLAVMPMSAGFFNYLIPLQIGARDVAFPRLNAFSLWCFIGGAIVLNISFLFQFLQYAGVDWFNITVNREGYGDYTLTDIVPGMGWFAYAPLSNDGYSGIGSDFWIFGLQVLGIASLAASFNFITTILNMRAPGMKMMRLPAFTWMTLITAFLIIFAFPAITIALAELMFDRTFGTNFFRVEEGGQPILWQHLFWVFGHPEVYILVLPAMGIVSEILPTFSRRPLFGYPIIVFSGAVIGFLGFAVWSHHMFTTGLGKIATAAFSLLTMAIAVPTGVKIFNWIGTLWQGRIRFTAPMVFALGFIWMFMMGGFSGIMHSAAPADAQQQDSYFVIAHFHYVLIGGVVLALLGGIYFWLPKMFGKMWTGNLGYWSALLVNIGLNVTFFPMHFLGLLGMPRRTHTYLEGNDWGSLNLICSIGAFVLAFGVLIFLIDIFLLVKKGKPAADDAWGEGRTLEWYTSSPPAVHNFDATPEVQARDALWAHKHDGPKYQIKDIPEPHGVHMPSQSWWPFFGALGLTIMATSMSLHAADLLHSFGWLAIFGLGMTVVSVFLWALEGPGGFHIHFKKSGASEQSQLQH
- a CDS encoding cytochrome c oxidase subunit 3, giving the protein MSHAATLTLDDGHNDHHDGHHAPTNTGVDNKKLAMWLFLGSDCMFFGTLISTHLIYRKLYPDTGVQPTDIFNIALTSFSTFILLMSSFLMALCVSAMHKGDLKSFQRNVVGVAFFGLIFLTCQVFEFSEFVYGIPGKFEGFTLSSGTFGSTFFVMTGTHGVHVAIGILWLLALFFYSFSGRMTHASAMDVEVSGLYWHFVDIVWIVIFTAVYLIEFI
- a CDS encoding cytochrome C oxidase subunit IV family protein, whose protein sequence is MATTASELTLAPMDVLKSENDKYHTFINLGMILAVLTGIEIVVIFFPWNEALILWGLIILSVIKFIAVIAWFMHLIYDKAVLTVLFMSGFVIATGTVIALVALFSYTGDEYDIEAMNESVFEVPVAPPLPEGAKAGHH